A genomic window from Prosthecobacter debontii includes:
- a CDS encoding DUF6891 domain-containing protein, with protein sequence MPSASSLPDDVNDDILDAIRVRVWSGFYDEAEVQELIDEVLEDGADEVRLRAAVAPEFSRKAEAEGTWPETTDCDRLDAVFQRLAQRGVLGLHNAGYTMSDGHEDANDQLAKEPSGRYFGYCFYHGQDLERAVRGEGLMLAFDHVEGDVPEKIKVAQVIRDELESAGFVLSWDGTSNKRIHIPKFHWQRRYQKDLPHYYPPRPAPIVSPEPTSFLGRLWHKLVGWSGVFGLGFLDI encoded by the coding sequence ACATCCTTGATGCCATTCGCGTGAGGGTGTGGTCAGGTTTTTACGATGAAGCTGAGGTTCAGGAGCTTATTGACGAAGTGCTCGAAGACGGCGCAGATGAGGTCAGGTTGAGAGCTGCCGTCGCTCCTGAATTCAGCCGCAAAGCGGAAGCTGAAGGCACATGGCCCGAGACGACGGACTGTGATCGACTCGATGCTGTCTTTCAGCGCTTGGCTCAGCGTGGAGTGCTCGGCCTTCACAACGCGGGCTACACCATGTCCGATGGTCACGAAGATGCGAATGACCAACTGGCGAAAGAACCGTCGGGTCGGTATTTCGGTTATTGTTTCTATCATGGTCAGGACTTAGAGCGGGCGGTTCGTGGAGAAGGTCTGATGCTGGCCTTTGATCATGTGGAGGGCGATGTCCCAGAGAAGATCAAGGTGGCGCAGGTGATCCGTGACGAGCTGGAAAGCGCCGGCTTCGTGCTGAGTTGGGATGGCACGTCCAATAAGCGAATCCACATTCCGAAGTTTCACTGGCAACGCCGTTACCAAAAGGATCTGCCCCATTACTATCCACCACGACCTGCTCCCATCGTGTCTCCGGAGCCGACTTCATTCCTAGGGCGGCTTTGGCACAAACTCGTGGGTTGGTCGGGGGTGTTTGGGTTGGGCTTTCTGGATATCTGA